In Acidisarcina polymorpha, the DNA window GCGTGGTTCGAATATGCCTTCCGCCCTCATCGTAAACGTAGGCGGTCCTGTCGAGAGGTCCCTCATTCATCGAAGAGTTCGACTCTGCCAGCCGGCCGCCGTCGTCGTAGAGCCATTGTGAATGTGCGATGGTTCCATCCGGGTTCTTGGCATCAAGCCTCAGGATCATACCGTCTAGACGGAATGTCCCCACGGTGAAGTGCTGAATTGGCTGCCAATCTTGTCGGTCGAGATCCCAGGTGGCAAACTCTGACCTGAGCGTTTTAACAGGACCCCGAACTTTCCATCGAGCAACGTCGCTCACGAGAATGCCTCCTTCGTTTGCGTTTGGGATTTGAATATGATCCCGTCCATCGGGACATTCGATAGGCTCAAGTGGCCCAGCCACCTAAAAGTAGGTGCAATCGAGTGCAATTCAAACGCGGGTCGAGGGTCGAAGCCAGGTTCACTCGGCCACCGCTCAAAGCTTTTCAGCGTGAAAGGATGCACAGCCTTCGCGGAATGTGACCAACTGATTCGAATCCATGGCCTTGTGAATCTCAATTGCGCCCAACGGCCATCGAATCTCGACGTCTACTTTGTCTGCTCGTCCGAGGCCGAAGTGCAGGCGTGGGTCGTTCGAAGATACGTAACTGGATTGGCTGAGCAGCTCTTGGACCTGCAATTTCCCATTACTGCGGATAAATACTTTAGCTCCAATCGCGCTGCGATTGCTCTTTGTCCCTTGCAGCCGGATCTTGATCCAATGATTTCCGGTTGGGGCGTCATTCCTTAATAGCGACGGTGGTTCATTTTGATTCATGATTATAATGTCGAGGTCACCGTCGTTGTCGAAATCGCCGAAGGCGCAGCCACGACTGACATGACGCGAAGCGAGCGCTGGCATGCTTTTCTCATCAAGCTCCTGAAAGGTGCCGTCTCCTAGATTGCGGAATAACAAGCGCGGGCCACGACGTGGATACTTGAGGTACTTTGCTTCGAGCTCCGGATAGACCTGGCCGGTAACAAGGAAGATGTCAGGGTAACCGTCGTTGTCGAGGTCGACGAGTCCGACGCCCCAACTTACGAAGCGTTGTTCGTGCATCAATCCAGACTTCGCAGTAAGATCCTCGAACTCGCCTTTGCCCAGAGAATGGTAGAGGCCAGTGGGTTGATTTGTAAAATGCGTGCGGACAATATCGAGATGGCCATCGCAGCGGTAGTCGCCCACTCCGACACCCATGCCCGCCATTTCAATGCCTTGGTCATTGAGAGCAAGTCCGCGCAAGAGAGCTTCCTCACGAAATGTGCCGTCGTGATTGTTCATCAGCAGCAGGCTGGGTGTGGAGTCGCAGGCAACGAAAATGTCGGGCCATCCGTCCTCGTCCGCATCGAAGGCCACCGCGGTGAGGCCGTACGAACCACGCATCGCCGCAATACCAGACTCCTTCGAAACATCCGTGAAGGTGCCGTCTCCATTGTTGCGGTACAACGAATGCGTTGGGACAGGGAGGCCTGAGGGTCCGCAGTTGACCGGTACTCCTTCGAAGTTGCAATTAGGTTGTTCCAGCGATGGCTTGGGCAACTTCGCCAGATCGACATCAGCATAGTTCGCGACGAATAGATCAAGCCAGCCGTCTCGGTTGTAATCCACAAAAGTGCATCCAGATCCAAAGCGGACTGAAGCGCTATTCAGTCCTGCCTCCTTTGTGACGTCGGTGAATGTGCCATTGCCATTATTGCGATAGAGACGGTTCTGACCAAAATACGTCACATAGAGATCCTCGAAGCCATCATTGTTGTAATCACCCACGCAGACCCCCACGGCCCAGCCGGCGTCCTGCAGACCAGCTTCCTTCGTCACGTCGGTGAACGTCCCGTTGCGATTGTTGTGGTAGAGACGATTGCTGGCTCCTGGCGGGATTTCTGACAGTCTGCGCCCCCCAAGAATAAAAATGTCCATCCAGCCGTCGTTGTCGTAGTCAAAGAAGGCGCAGCCCCCCCCCATAATCTCGATGATGTAAGTGGCGTGATCTCCTTCTCCGTAGAACTGGATCTCGTTGAGACCCGCGGATTTAGTTACATCCACAAAGTGTGAGAACGGAGCCGCACGCTTAATAACCGGTTCGCCGTTGAGATGTCCGACCGGGAACGCTGCGGATGCTGCAAAGGTCGAAATCATCTTCAAGAGATAGCGACGCGACCATGTCGAAGCCTTTGACCATTGCAAAATAGGTACCATCATCCTTCGTTATTTTTCTCCGTTCGATATCTGATTCTCGTATCTGATAAATATTGATCATGCGACCCTCAGCATGGGTTGCATTCGGCCCAAGCGGACCATGCGACGAGGTTTTCGACATGGATTTCGTAACGTGTAGCTAATCGGCGAAACCCATTGCAGCACGCGAAGAACAGCTACTCGCCCGTTGCGCTCGGAGCGGTGCAAGACTGACACCACTATGGGCCTGAATGGGCGTCATTCAGAGCCTGTTCCAGCCGCCGTGCCTGGCCATTGTTCGGATCGATTTCGATCGCGTGCCTCAATGCCTGCTTGGCATCCTGCCACTTCTCCTCGCTGGCCAAAGTGGCGGCAAGGTTAATCCATGCGACGACGTACGAAGGGGAAACACGCACCGCGACGCGAAAGTAGTCTTCGGCCTGCGTCAAGTCGCCTGTTCGATCGGCAAGATAGCCCATCTGATTTTGGGCCTCTACAAGATTGGGGTTCAGTTGAATGGCCTTCTGGAGAGCGATTTTCTCGCCTGCGAAATCCTTCGTCTTGTCTAATGCTTGAGAAAGTTTGTAATACAGCAGCGGCTCATTGGGGTTAATCTCAAGCGCTTCCCGGAAGAGTGACACCGCCTCCGATGGATTGCCAGCTGCAATCGCTTGATCGCCCATCTCTGCCTTCCCCGCTCCTTGGGTTGCATCCAATCGTGCTTTTCTCAATTGCTGGTAGATGCGCAACTTCTCCTGCGCCTGTGCGGTGTCACCGAGTCGCTGAAGAACCTTGGCCAGTTCGTACTCGACCTCCTGCTGGTTGTCGCCCAGGGCAATGGCTTTCTCCAAATGTCGCTTGGCGGCGAGCAAGTTGCCCAATTCGAACAAAACATTGCCCAACTCCTGCTGCGACTGATAGTAGCCCGAGTTTAGAGAAACAGAATGTTCAAGGTGCGCGCGTGCTTGCTCGTATTCTGCTTTCCGCGACTCAAGCAGTCCTGCGAGATAAAGCACCTCCCATTGATCCGGGTAAGCTGCAAGCAGTTTGTTGCAGTAATTGTGCGCCCTGTCTGACTTGCTGGTGACCATAGAGTGCAAGTAGAGAATTTGCGTTGGT includes these proteins:
- a CDS encoding CRTAC1 family protein; the encoded protein is MMVPILQWSKASTWSRRYLLKMISTFAASAAFPVGHLNGEPVIKRAAPFSHFVDVTKSAGLNEIQFYGEGDHATYIIEIMGGGCAFFDYDNDGWMDIFILGGRRLSEIPPGASNRLYHNNRNGTFTDVTKEAGLQDAGWAVGVCVGDYNNDGFEDLYVTYFGQNRLYRNNGNGTFTDVTKEAGLNSASVRFGSGCTFVDYNRDGWLDLFVANYADVDLAKLPKPSLEQPNCNFEGVPVNCGPSGLPVPTHSLYRNNGDGTFTDVSKESGIAAMRGSYGLTAVAFDADEDGWPDIFVACDSTPSLLLMNNHDGTFREEALLRGLALNDQGIEMAGMGVGVGDYRCDGHLDIVRTHFTNQPTGLYHSLGKGEFEDLTAKSGLMHEQRFVSWGVGLVDLDNDGYPDIFLVTGQVYPELEAKYLKYPRRGPRLLFRNLGDGTFQELDEKSMPALASRHVSRGCAFGDFDNDGDLDIIIMNQNEPPSLLRNDAPTGNHWIKIRLQGTKSNRSAIGAKVFIRSNGKLQVQELLSQSSYVSSNDPRLHFGLGRADKVDVEIRWPLGAIEIHKAMDSNQLVTFREGCASFHAEKL
- a CDS encoding tetratricopeptide repeat protein: MKKTAEGEAEWRAALAIDPQSTIALDSLSQHLVDKKDYSSVIALLDEPGAESNWTEVQSLNLGMAYAGRAQLDKAASVLREGLNDHQDSLPIADELAVVLMLLGNNEEAYSIFDLALSKHPGDQPTQILYLHSMVTSKSDRAHNYCNKLLAAYPDQWEVLYLAGLLESRKAEYEQARAHLEHSVSLNSGYYQSQQELGNVLFELGNLLAAKRHLEKAIALGDNQQEVEYELAKVLQRLGDTAQAQEKLRIYQQLRKARLDATQGAGKAEMGDQAIAAGNPSEAVSLFREALEINPNEPLLYYKLSQALDKTKDFAGEKIALQKAIQLNPNLVEAQNQMGYLADRTGDLTQAEDYFRVAVRVSPSYVVAWINLAATLASEEKWQDAKQALRHAIEIDPNNGQARRLEQALNDAHSGP